A genomic segment from Juglans regia cultivar Chandler chromosome 14, Walnut 2.0, whole genome shotgun sequence encodes:
- the LOC108996246 gene encoding uncharacterized protein LOC108996246, whose protein sequence is MGGWPFARGTQTMNSMFFKPMVRKTYHKRSSASPDMIRETTVKLEAEEVKNKSSVGESTDGNYVWVPHERTGIYYPKGQEKVMEDVPPVATKDFGVNWFSYNEDL, encoded by the exons atgggagggTGGCCATTTGCTAGAGGAACGCAGACCATGAACTCCATGTTTTTCAA GCCAATGGTGCGGAAAACGTACCATAAGAGGAGCTCTGCTTCTCCAGATATGATACGTGAGACTACTGTGAAATTAGAAGCTGAGGAAGTGAAGAACAAGAGCTCTGTCGGAGAAAGTACTGATGGTAATTATGTGTGGGTTCCCCACGAAAGAACAGGAATTTATTATCCCAAAGGAcaagagaaagtgatggaagATGTTCCTCCGGTGGCCACAAAGGACTTCGGGGTTAATTGGTTCTCATATAACGAGGATCTATAG
- the LOC108996118 gene encoding wall-associated receptor kinase-like 22: MPNPNISLPVVLDWVIDSTTKNLLSVDPDSPPSSCAFGGYSSFDWGFTYISRCRCNSGFHGNPYVLDGCQDIDECANSTNNDYCGDETRCENTLGSYNCIPIPARRSAKLAIIIIGISLGLVVILIGGWLSYKAVNKRKLIMQKEKFFKRNGGLLLQQQLSSNEINVQTTKLFDSKELEKATDRFNVNRMLGQGGQGTVYKGMLPDGSIVAIKKSKIIDKRQLEEFINEVVILSRINHMNVVKLLGCCLETEVPLLVYEFIPNGTLSQYLNNQNEEFPPTWDMRLQIAVDIAGALFYLHSAASSPIYHRDIKSTNILLDEKYRVKVADFGTSRSIAIDQTHLTTQVKGTFGYLDPEYFQTSRFTEKSDVYSFGVVLVELLTGEKAISSIRTEDDKGLASYFIHSMEENNLFGILDDRVLKEGEKEVIVVANLAKRCLNLSGKKRPTMKEVSMELVAVQTLRKGTSNLDQQKYEEVEYVRTEMYEQWVGSTSTTLTSCVDGGDHGHLFTISS; encoded by the exons ATGCCAAATCCAAATATATCACTTCCAGTGGTATTGGATTGGGTGATTGATAGTACTACCAAAAATTTGCTTTCAGTAGATCCGGACTCGCCACCAAGTAGCTGTGCCTTCGGTGGTTATTCTTCTTTTGATTGGGGCTTTACCTACATTTCCAGATGTAGGTGCAATAGTGGCTTCCATGGAAATCCCTATGTTCTTGATGGATGTCAAG ATATTGATGAATGTGCAAACTCAACTAATAATGACTATTGTGGTGATGAAACACGTTGTGAAAATACTTTGGGGTCTTATAACTGTATCCCAATCCCAGCTCGTAGGAGTGCCAAGCTTGCCATCATTATTatag GAATTAGTCTTGGGCTAGTAGTAATACTTATTGGAGGATGGTTGTCCTACAAAGcagtaaataaaagaaagttgatTATGCAGAAAGAGAAGTTCTTTAAACGGAATGGTGGACTATTGTTACAACAACAATTATCTTCCAACGAAATCAATGTTCAAACCACTAAATTGTTTGATTCAAAAGAGTTGGAGAAGGCCACGGACCGGTTTAATGTAAACAGAATGCTTGGCCAGGGAGGACAAGGTACGGTTTACAAAGGAATGCTACCAGATGGAAGCATTGTTGCAATAAAAAAGTCTAAGATAATTGATAAACGACAGCTAGAAGAATTCATTAATGAAGTTGTTATTCTTTCACGAATTAACCACATGAACGTGGTTAAATTACTTGGTTGCTGTTTGGAGACAGAAGTTCCTCTACTCgtttatgaatttattcctAATGGAACTCTATCCCAATATCTCAATAACCAAAACGAAGAATTTCCCCCAACATGGGATATGCGCTTGCAAATTGCCGTAGATATCGCCGGAGCTCTCTTCTACTTGCACTCAGCAGCTTCTTCACCCATTTACCATCGAGACATCAAGTCTACAAACATACTTTTAGATGAAAAGTACAGAGTTAAAGTAGCAGACTTTGGAACTTCAAGATCTATTGCAATTGATCAAACCCATTTGACCACACAAGTAAAAGGTACTTTTGGATACTTGGATCCTGAGTATTTTCAAACTAGTCGGTTTACAGAAAAAAGtgatgtttatagttttggGGTTGTCCTCGTTGAGCTATTAACTGGAGAAAAAGCAATCTCTTCAATAAGAACAGAAGATGACAAAGGTTTAGCCTCATATTTCATTCATTCcatggaagaaaacaatttGTTTGGTATTCTTGATGATCGAGTTTTGAAAGAAGGTGAAAAAGAGGTCATTGTGGTTGCGAATCTTGCAAAAAGGTGCttgaacttgagcgggaaaaaaCGACCTACGATGAAAGAAGTTTCAATGGAGTTGGTGGCTGTTCAAACATTGAGAAAAGGCACTTCTAACCTTGATCAGCAAAAATATGAAGAGGTTGAATATGTTAGAACTGAAATGTACGAGCAATGGGTTGGTTCTACATCAACAACGTTAACATCATGTGTGGATGGTGGTGATCACGGCCATCTTTTCACAATTTCTTCTTAA